Part of the Virgibacillus necropolis genome, CTCGTCATAACCTCTTCTGCTGTCATCGATTCATGATCTGCTGTAACACCTAGCAGCTTCATTTTGTTAAGCGTACCTTCAGACGCTCCTGGAAGATGGCCTTCAACAGGCTTTCCTAATCGATTTGCTTCTTGTATCCAGTAGAGAAGTCGATCATCACCCCTAAGCAAACGGGGCCATGCCGTTAATTCGCCACCTTGTACAACAGAAGGATTTTCTAACCATGATAGCACGGTTTCACTGTTAAATATTTCTTCTTCATCCTGTAATGCAGTTTGTGAATCAAAGCGAGCCCACCAAAACATAGAAATTGGTAGTTTATTAAACTCTTCCACCAAAGAAAACGCTTTCTTTTTATTTAATAAAAAAAGCCACATTAAATTGTCATTTACCAATGTAGTCGTACCAAATTTTGCTGCATGCTTAGCCAATTCCTCTGGATTATATAACTGGAATGGATGTGCATGGGGTTCAATATATCCAGGTACTAAATAACGACCCGCACAATCTACTAGCTCCACTTCCTTCGTTTGATCTGGCAATTTACCACCCACATAGACAATTCGATCCTTTAAAATCCATATATTTGCTTTTAACCATTGTTTTGTATACACATTTAAGTAGATTCCATTTGTTAAAACCTTTGTTGGCGCAACCTTGCCATCAATGACTGCAACATGTTCACGTAATTCACGATTACGCCAATGATATCCATTCTCCACCATAGAACAACTCTCCAATTTCATATTTTCTATATCGTATCATATATTACACTTTCGCACACTACCGTTTTGGTGTGCGAAAGTGACTATTTTGTGATAAAAAACGATGCACTTTAAATCGTGTAGTGAAATGACCGCGAATTTTGTCGAGAGATAAGGAAAAACATCCCCGTATGAGGATGTTTTAACTCTGTTCACCAATATCTTTTCGGTAGAAAAACCCTTCTGTATCATTTAGCGTTCCTAGTGTACGATAGACCAAATCCTTGGCTTCACCAATGCTCGATTCCTTCGCGCCGACCAATAAAACACGTCCTCCGTCTGAAACTAGATTATTGGAGGCGATTTTAGTACCTGCATGAATAATGTAGGAATTTTTTTCTTGCTGAAATTCTGGTATCCGTACACCTTTATTATATGAACCTGGATAACCTTCTGATGCAACAACTACACCTAATGCAACACGATCTTCCCATTGAAGTTGTGGATCTTTTCCATCTAATACATCAAGGAATACGTGCAACAAGTCATTTTGTAAAAGCGGCAAAACAACTTGAGTTTCCGGGTCACCAAAGCGTGTATTGAATTCTATCACTCTTGGTCCGTCTTCTGTTTGCATTAATCCAGCATATAAGATACCAGTAAATGGACGTCCTTCCGCCATCATCCCATCCGCTGTTTTTTTCAATACTTCACGTGTCGTATAGGCCATTATATCTGAAGTAATATCTTCAACTGGAGCGTACGCACCCATCCCCCCAGTATTTGGGCCTTCATCATTATCAAATGCACGTTTGTGATCTCGTGCTGGAATCATTGGATAGACATTTCCTTCATGCACAAATGCCATTAATGAAAACTCTTTTCCTACCAAACATTCCTCGATCACAATCGTTTCACCAGCATCAGCAAACTCCTTGGCAACTAGCATAGAATCGACTGCCCCTAATGCATCTTCTAAAGTTTCAGCGACGACAACACCTTTTCCAGCAGCAAGTCCATCCGCTTTAATCACGATTGGAGCACCCTTTTCCTTGATATGATTTTTTGCTGCTTCGGGATCAGTAAATGTTGCATAGCCTGCAGTAGGAATATCATATTTCTCCATAAACTCTTTAGCAAAACTTTTCGATCCTTCCAAGAGAGCTGCTTCCTTTGTTGGGGCAAAAACTTTCAAATCCTCCGCTTGGAAACGGTCAGCAATTCCATCTAGTAATGGATTTTCAGGTCCGACAACAGTTAAGTCTATTTGGTTCGACCTAGCAAAATCTATCAATTTATCTATATCCGTCTCATTACTATCAATACAAGTTGCATGTTGTGCAATCCCACCATTTCCCGGGGCAGCATAAAGATTCGTAACATGCTCGCTCTCTGCCAACTTCATGATAATACTATGTTCACGTCCACCTTTTCCGATTACTAGTACGTTCATTCGATTACTCCTCCCAAAAACAGACTATATCCGGGTTCACCTCTGGTCGATATTCATTTTTAATGTTTAAAATGTCGCATTCCTGTATAAACCATTGCTATTCCATGTTGATCACATACATCAATTGAATCCTG contains:
- the purD gene encoding phosphoribosylamine--glycine ligase; the encoded protein is MNVLVIGKGGREHSIIMKLAESEHVTNLYAAPGNGGIAQHATCIDSNETDIDKLIDFARSNQIDLTVVGPENPLLDGIADRFQAEDLKVFAPTKEAALLEGSKSFAKEFMEKYDIPTAGYATFTDPEAAKNHIKEKGAPIVIKADGLAAGKGVVVAETLEDALGAVDSMLVAKEFADAGETIVIEECLVGKEFSLMAFVHEGNVYPMIPARDHKRAFDNDEGPNTGGMGAYAPVEDITSDIMAYTTREVLKKTADGMMAEGRPFTGILYAGLMQTEDGPRVIEFNTRFGDPETQVVLPLLQNDLLHVFLDVLDGKDPQLQWEDRVALGVVVASEGYPGSYNKGVRIPEFQQEKNSYIIHAGTKIASNNLVSDGGRVLLVGAKESSIGEAKDLVYRTLGTLNDTEGFFYRKDIGEQS